The following nucleotide sequence is from Gallaecimonas pentaromativorans.
AGGTAATCCGAATTTACCTTTTAATAACAATAAAACGGATAGGGAAAGCCCCATGAAAAAAGCCCTTTTTGCGCTGCTGCTCACCCAAGCCAGCCTGCTCCCGCAACCGGTATTGGCTGCCGATGCCTCGGCCAATCTTGGCCAGTGTTTGATTGATTCTCTTAATGGCCGGGAACGTAAGCAATTGGCCCAGTGGATCTTCTTTGCCATGTCCAAACACCCCGACATCCAGCAATACGCCAAGGTCAGCGCCCAGGACATCACCCTTTCCAATAAAAGTACCGGCGCCCTTATCACCCGCCTGTTAACCGAAGACTGCCCGGCCCAGGCCAGTGCCGCCCTGAAAACCTCCCCCACCGCCTGGCAAGGCGCCTTTCAGATGGTGGGCCAGGTCGCCATGCAGGAGCTGATGACCAACCCCGATGTTAGCGCTGCCGTGACCGGTTATACCCAGTATCTGGACATGGACAAGATCCGCGAATTGGGAGCCAAGTAACACTTTAAGGCTTGGCCGGTAACAGCCCGGCTGCCTTGGTAACATTTCTTAATAAAGCGCTAAGCAACGGCTCTGAGGATGAGCCCGTCCTTGTCGTAACCAGGTAAGCCGTACCGATGAAGTTCCATTCCATGAAGCTGGCCGCCGCCATTGGCCTTTGCAGCGCATTTGGCGCCCACGCCTCCGATACCTGGGAAACCATCAGCAATGTCAGTACCGATGCCCTGATCGCCGGGGCCTTTGTGGTGCCCGCCTACAAACAAGATTGGGAAGGCGCCAAGCAAGCGGCCTTTTCCATCGGCAGCGCCGCCGGTACCAGCATTGTGGCCAAGCACCTTATTCATGAGGAGCGCCCGGACCACAGCGGTGACGACAGCTTCCCGTCCAACCACGCCAGCGCCGCCTTTGCCGCCGCCACCACCCTGAACATCCGTTACGGCTGGCAATACGGGGTGCCGGCCTATGGCTTGGCAGCACTCACCGCCGTTGGCCGGGTGCAGGCTGACCGCCACTACTGGAAAGACGTGGTGGCCGGCGCCGCCATCGGTACCACCGCCGGTTATCTCTTTACCCATAAGTTCAGTGACAACCTGGCTATCGCCCCCTGGTTTGACGGCCATGGCGACACCGGGGTGATGGTCTCCATGCGCTGGTAAGCCGTGTTCTAAGAAAAAGGAGGCCAGAGAACCTCCTTGTTCACCCGCCGCCAAGACGACAAAAGCCCGGCCGAAGCCGGGCTTTAACACGCAAAGAGAGTGGGTGGCTTAGCCTTTGATAAAGGCCAGCACGTCGGCGTTGAATTTGTCGGGCTCGATTTGGGCAAGACCGTGGCTGGCACCGGGGTAAACCAGCAAGGTAGCGTCTTTGACTATCTTGGCGGTCTTTTCGGCGGAGGCGGCAATAGGCACGATTTGGTCGTCGTCACCGTGGATAACCAGGGTCGGCTTGTCAATTTTCTTAAGGTCTTCGGTGTAATCGACTTCAGAGAACTCGCGGACACAGTCGAATTCGCCCTTGATGCCGCCTTGCATGCCCATCAGCCAGAACGACTCTTGCAAGCCGGGTTTCACTTCAGCGCCTTCACGGTTAAAGCCGTAGAAGGGCACAGTCAAATCTTTAAAGAACTGGGCGCGGTTGGTGGCAGTGCCTTGGCGGATACCGTCGAACACCTCCATGGGGGTGCCTTCAGGGTTGGCATCGGTTTTGAGCATCAGCGGCGGTACGGCGCCAACCAGCACCATTTTGGCGACACGGGCAGAGCCATGGCGACCCACATAGTGGGCAATTTCGCCGCCGCCGGTGGAGTGACCAATCAGAATGGCATCTTTGAGATCCAGCGCTTCGATAACCTCGGCCAGGTCGTCAGCGTATTGGTCCATGTTGTTGCCGTCCCAGGGCTGGTCGGAATTACCGTGACCACGGCGGTCGTGGGCAATAACACGGTAGCCGTTCATGCCGAAAAACAGCATTTGGGCGTCCCAGGCGTCACCGGCCAGAGGCCAGCCGTGGGAAAACACGATAGGTTGGCCGGTGCCCCAGTCTTTATAAGCGATGCGGGTGCCGTCTTTGGTGGTGATGTATTGGGTGCTGGTGGTGTCGATAGACATAATTGATTCCTCGAAAATTTGGCCCTGCATTGAGGGGGATTTATCAAAAACCCGAGCCTGGATACCGGTTCATTCGTGGCTGCTTCATCTGGATAAAAATGAACAGGTATCAGCGACTCAAGATGCCTATCCAAGGTAGAGGAATCAGGATTTTTTTAAAGGCGGCATCTGAAAAAACTCTTGTTCCTTAAATGGATACAATGACATAGCGCTGTCACAACCAATGCACTGACCCCACGCCATTTTTTGAAACCTGCCTTACATAACTTAATCGCTTATTTACCGGCTCTGCTTTTTTGGCGTTAATTCACATTAACGGCGGCGCAAATAGTAAAAGGGCACGTCATTTAAGACATGCCCCCAAGTCACACCTAAAAATAGCGGCCATAAGAAACCGTTAATAACCTCATTAACGGCCTGTTCATGGCCAGCTTATCATGACACCGCCACCTCATTTTTTATCCGAAAACGAGACACCATTTGCCGCAATCTGGCGGCCTGTTCTGACAAGTCTTCACAGGCCCGCTCGGTTTGGGTAGAACTGGCCAGCACCCGCTGCCCGGCATCGCGAATATCCACCACGTTACGGCTTATTTCCTCGGCTGCTGCCGATTGTTGTTCGCTGGCGGTGGCCATCATGGCATTGGCGTCGTTGAGCTGGGTCAGGGCCTGGTAGCCACTGCCAAGCTCGGTTTTGGCGGTATTGATACATTGCGAGGTTTCGAGAATTTTCTCGGAGCTTTGGTAGATCATCTCGGCGGCGCTACCGGCGTTACCTACCAGGGTAGCAATCAGGTTTTGGATCTCCTGGGTGGCGTCCTGGCTGCGCGACGCCAGCGCCCGCACCTCATCGGCCACCACCGCAAAGCCCCGGCCCTGCTCGCCAGCCCGGGCCGCTTCAATGGCGGCGTTGAGGGCCAGGAGGTTGGTCTGTTCGGCAATGCCGTTGACGATATTGATAAATTCTTTGATTTTCTCCGTGCTTTGGCGAAGGTCGTCAATCATCTGCCGGGATTTGTCGGTGCTCAGCACCAGCTCTTCGCTCAGGCGCTGGGTTTTGTCCATGGTCACGCTGCCCTGCTTGATGCTGTTCTCGGCCTGGGAGCTGCTGGCAAAGGTGTCTTGGGCGTTGCGGGCCACCTGGGAGATGGTGGTGGACATCTGGTGGATGGCGCTGGAGGCCTGCTCGGTATTTTGCTGCTGCTGATTGACCGCCTGGCGGTTGTCTCTGGCCATTTGCGAGAGCGAAGCAGCCGAGCTCACCATTTGGTCGGAGTGGCTCATGATGCTGGCCACCATGGTGCTCAATGAACCAGCCATCTGCCCCATGCATTGCAGCAACCGGCCCAGCTCGTCCTTGCGGTTGACCTCAATCTCGACATCGAAATTACCGTCTGCCATCTGCTCGGCCACGTGGCGTGCCTGGGCCACCGAGCCAACGATTTGCCGGCTGATCACCACACTCACGCCAATGCCCAGCAGCAAGGCGGTGGCGGTGAGGAACACCGTTTGCCACATGGCGTGTTTCTCGTCGGCTTCGGCGTTCATGGCCACCGACTCCCCTACCGCTTCAATGCGGCCAATAAAGAGGGTCAGCTCCTGATTCAACGCCTGCTGGCGCTGCTCAAGGGCCTGGGCCTGGGTTTTAAAAGCGGCAGGCTTTTCACTTTTTTGCAGCAGCTCAATCAAGGCAAAGGCTTGTTTTTCAAAGGCGTCATGATGCTCGATGATCTGCTGCAATTGCTGGGCGAGGCTCAGCTCGGTTGCTTTGACCTCGGTAGAAATGCTGTGCTCGATGGCGCCGCTCAGTAGCCCCTGAGCCTGGGTGATGTTTTTATCGAAATCCAACAGCATTTCCCGGTAGCGGCGCATCATCTTGGCCACATCGTCACGGCTGGCATCCATGGGAATGTCCATGGCCCGAAAGGATTGCTCCAGCACGGTAGCGCTTTGGATCTGGCGAACGGTGATTTGGCTGGTCAGTTGCACCAGCGGCATGGTCTCGTGGGCTATGCCTTTAATTTCTTCGGCGATTTTGCCCATTTTTATCATGCTGAACGCCGAGATAAGCACGGTGATGGACAGCACCATGGCAACCAGCAACACGATTTTGAGGGCGACGGATTGATCCTTTAACCACTGCATACCCCATCCTCTTGAGATGAAAAGGGATGCGGCTCCTTGCCTGCTTTAAACGACCGGAGCCGCTGACATAACTATGGAGTGTAGTAGCCCGGCGCCGTTTCTGGGCATAAGGCACTGAGATACCATGAAAAATGCCCAATTTGCAGCGACAAAAAAAGGCCCCGAAGGGCCTTTTTTAAAAACCGGAGAGTCAGAAGGAAAAATCCTTGGCGTCGATGCCGGTTTCAATCACCTCGCCATACTTGCCGGCAAATTTACGCAGCTCAGCTGCATTACCAATGAGCACCAGTTGCAAATTGCCCTCGGGAAAGAACGTCGGGATCAGGGCCTTGGCCTGCTCCAGGGTCAAGCTCTCCACCTCGCTGCCAAACTGGCCATAACGGTTCATGTCCAAACCATAAAGGGCCGAGCGCGACATGGCCGAGGCCAGGGCGTCATTGGTGCTGAGCTTGGGCGGGAACTGGCCAATCAGGTAGCTCTTGGCCGAGGCCAGGGTGGCTTGGTCCAGCTTACCGGTAAACAGCTTTTGATAGGTTGCCAGGGCCAAATCGATGGCCGGCTCGCTGGTGGCGTTACGGGTAAAAGTGGAGATGTAAAAAAGGCCGCCGGAGCTGGTGGTATAAAACCGCGAGCCAGCGCCATAGGTGTAACCCTTCTCTACCCGCAGCGCCTGGTTAAGCCAGGAGGTAAAGCGCCCGCCCAGCACCGTGTTTAGCACTTCGGCGCGGGCCCAGTCGGGGCTGCTGGCCGCAAAGCCCTGGCTACCAATCATAAAGGTGGTTTCGGTGGCATCGGGTTTATTGACGATAAGCACTCTTGCCTTATCAGCCACCGCAGGCGCCCGCATCTTCATGCGCGGCGCTTCGCGGCCGGTTTGCCAGTTGCCAAGGCTTTTGCCGAGCGCCTTGGCAAAAGCGGCAGCCTCAAAATCGCCAGCGGCGCTCACGACCACGTTGCCGGGGTTATACCAGCGCTGGTAGAAGCCTTTGACATCAGCCAGGGCAATATCGGCCACACCGTTTTGGCTACCGGCAACAGGGTTGGCAAAGGGATTGTCGCCCCAGGCCAGGCGCTTGAAGTAAGGCTTGATCACTTCCCTCGGGCTTTCCCTGGCCTGGGCCAAATCGGCCAGGTGCAGGGCCTTGAGGTTGGCAAAATCGTCGTCATTAAAGCGGGGTTTGCTGAGCACGTCCTTGATAAGGGCCAGCATGGCCACCTTGTCTTTGGCCATAAACTGGCTGTGCAGCTCGGTGCCCTCTTCGCTGACGCTCACCTCCATGGAGGCGCCCAGGCTGTCGAGCTCGCTCTCCAGCTCGCCTTTAGTCAGCGCTTGGGTGCCTTGCAGCAGGCTGTTGCCGGTAAGCCAGGCCAGGCCTGCTTTACCGTCATGCACGGCGCCGGTTTTCACCAATACCACCACGTCAATCAGTGGCACGTTATGGCGGGCCATCAATTGCAGCTTTACCCCGTTATCCAGGGTTTGGGTGGTCATGGCAGGCAGCTTCATGTCGACTCCGGCAACGGCGCCTTGGCTGGCAAGGGCCAGGCCCAGGGCAAAAATAGCGTGTTTCATTCCTTGTCCTCCTGGCTGCCCAGCACGCCAACGGTACGATTGGCCTTGGTCAGGTATTTGGCCGCCACGGCCTGCACCTGGGCCGGGGTAACCTTGGCGTAGTCATCCGCCATGGAAAAGAGCTTGCGATAGTCGCCGTTGTAGAGGGCGTAACTGCCCAGGGCATTGGCCATACCGTTGATGGTTTGCAGCTCGTTGTACTGGCTCACCAGCAGCAGGTTGCGGGCTTTGGTGAGATCGGCCTCGCTGATGCCGTGGTCGCGAATGTCTTTGATTTGAGCCAGCAGCGCCTGTTCAAGGGCAGGCTCGGTCACGCCAGGGGCCGCTACGGCGTAGAGATAAAAGAGGGTTGGGTCCAGGTTGTTGGGCAGGTAGGCAAACACATCGGTTGCCACTTTTTGCTCGTCCACCAGGGACTTTTTCAAGCGGGCGCTGCGCCCCTCAGAAAGCAGGGTTGCCAGCAATTTCAGGGCCGGGGTGTCGGCGTCTTTGGTGGCGGGCACGTGGTAGGCCACCATCAGATTGGGGCTGGTTACCGAGGGCTTTTGCACGTAAAGGCGGCGCTCGCCGCTTTGCTTGGGCTCAACCGTTACCACCGGTGGCGGCGGGCTTTGCGCCGGGATAGCGGCAAAGGCCTGGGTAGCCAGGGTTTTTACCTTGGCAAAATCCACATCGCCCGCGATGACCACCAGCGCATTGTTGGGGGCGTAATAGGTGCGGTGATAGCTCTCCAGATCGTGCTGGGTCCAGGCCTTGATGTCTGACTCGTAACCAATCACCGGCCAGGAATAAGGGTGGGCGGTAAAGGCCACGCTCAGCAGCGGCTGGTTGAGGGTCTCAAAGCTGGAGTTTTCAAGGCCGGTGCGGCGCTCAGACGCCACCACCTCCCGCTCGGAGGCCACCATTTTCGGGTCGATAGCCAAGTGGGCGATGCGGTCAGATTCCAGGTCAAAAATGGTTTTAAGGCTGGAGGAGGGAAACCAGTCGGTATAAACCGTGATGTCTTCGGTGGTGTAGGCGTTGTTGGCGCCGCCGGCGGCTTCCATCACCTTGTCAAACTGGCCGGGGCCGTATTTCTTGGCGCCGTTAAACATCATGTGTTCAAAAAAGTGCGACAGCCCGGTAATGCCGGGGCGCTCGTTGCGCGAGCCCACTTTCCAGAAGGTGTACATGTTGGCATTGGGGATGGCGCTATCTTCGAGCACCAGAAACTGCATGCCGTTTTTAAGGGTAAAGGTTTTTACGTCCTTGGCGTCGTAGGCCGCGGCAGGTAAGGCCAGCGCCCCCAGCACACCGGCCATCAGCAACCGGGAAAATGGCTTCATTATCAAAACTCCTTTTGCGAATGCCATAAGGTAACGGCCAGGGCCGCATTACCCCAGTATCAAAATGTAAAAAGCTTTGTCTTTCAGCGATAAACCTACCTTGTTTGCCTTACCTCTCGCTGGCAGCGGCGCGCTTTTTAAAGATTGACCTGCACGCTGAGCTGAAATGCCAGGGCATTGCCGATATCCCGGCGGCTGTCCGGGTGCGCGATGTATTGCAGATCGGGCTGGATACTGAGCCAGGAATTCACCGCGACCTGGTAGCTGAGCTCCCAGGCCGCTTCGGTGGCGCCAAAATCGTCGGTGTTGCCTTCGGGGCGGTAGTGGCGGCTATTACGGGCCAGGGCCAGGGCGATACCAGCGGTGTCGTCGGGGCGCTGGCTAAAGGGTTGGGTCAGGGTGAGCCCCAGGCCAAGATAGCGGGCAAAACGGTTGGTTTGAGGGCTCGCCACGGCGCCTTGCACAAAACCGCCCAGCACCTGCCCCGGCAGCTTGCTTGATACATAAAGCCGCCGGTCGAGCAGCACATAAAGCCCGCTTGAGCGGGCATTATTGCCGCCATCCAAGGCGGCCTGGCTATGAGTGTAACCCCAAAGGCCAACAGCCAACTTGTTGTCATAGGGAGCCAGCGACGACACCCGCCCTACCATGTCGGGCTGCCAATCTTTGGGAGGCTCGCCGCTTTGCGCCCGGTCAAGCCAGGCCCATTCGCTTATCCACAACAAGCCATCGTTTTGGGCAAAGGGCCCGTCCGGGGCACCGTCTCGGTATACCGGGGTGTCATCCAACAGAGCGGTGCGCCACACCACGTTTTTAAAGGGTTTGTAATCTACTCGCACTCCCACAGAAGTGGCAGGGAAGATAGACGGGCCAGCCGGGCCGCTGCCAGCAAGGCTTGGGTCCATGCCAAAGGAGCTGTTGAGAAACAACGAAGCGGAGTTGAGCCGGTCAAACTCGCTGTTCACATCGTAAAGCCCGCCCAGTACCGACCAGCGCGAATCGTCGCTGTTGTATTGGGCCCAGGCTTCATAGAGGCGATTAAGGTGCGACGCGGCAATGTTGCTGGCGCCTTGGGCGTCACCGGTTAGTGCGCTGGGGTCGCCGCCGCGCACCAGCAGCCCTTGGGTAAAAAGCGTCAGGCCTGGCATGCCCCAAAGGGCACCGCCGTTTCCTTGCAAGGAGGCGTAAATGTTGGTGAGGCCGGTACTGCCGCGTTTGAGGCCGCCACGCAGGTTGCTGTAGAACTCGCTAGTCATGGAGAGTTCGGCCTGGACGGCTTTGGCATCATCGTCGGCGCGGGCGGGGCTTACCAAACAGCAGGCGCCAAGGCACAAGGTCAGTGAGAGTGTAGGCAACAATGCCTTGGGTGATGCCATTGGCCAAACCTCTACTCAGCAGGCAACCGAACCAGTGCCGACATGATAGGCAGAGAAAAGCGCCCTCATGCAATCTGATTTAAAGATTAACCAAGCAACAGACAATCTACTGAAGCGAAAACCTACTGGCCAGCCAAGGAGTTAGGCCTGATCTGCCACCACGGTATTGCGCCCCTGTTCTTTGGCCTGGTAGAGCCGGAGATCCGCCTGCCGGTAGAGGCTGTCGAAGTCTTCGCCGTCTTTTAACCATTGGGCAAGGCCAATGCTGACCGTAAAGCTAACCGGCTGCCCTTCGGCCATCAGGGTGAGATCGGCCGCGGCGCGGCGCAGCTTCTGGGCAACGTCCATAGCGCTTTGGGTGTTGCAACCGGGCAGCAGCAGGCAAAACTCCTCGCCCCCTACGCGAAACACCCAGTCTTGCTCGCGGGTGGCGCTTCGCAGCATCTGGCTCAGTAGCCGCAGCACTTGATCGCCCACTTCGTGGCCGTGGTTGTCGTTGATTTGCTTGAAGTGGTCGATATCCAGCAGTACCAGGGTAAAGGCATGCTGCGGCTGGCTTTGGCATAGCTGGGCAAACACATCTTCAAGATAAAGACGGTTATAAAGACCGGTTAACGGATCTTGAGCGGCAACGGTCTGCAGCCTTGCCACCATCTGATGGCGTCGGGCCTCGTAGGCGTGGCTAAGGGCCCAGATAAAGACATAGGTCAGCCCGGCATTGATGCCCACCGCCACCGTGGCATTGCCGCCACCGGGCGGCTGCGCCCACACCAGCACCGCCACACCGGCAACGCCCACCACGCCGGTAATAACCCCGCCCCACAGTAGCCCCAGCAATAGCAAACTGGTGGTGGGCACCAGCAGCAGCCAGTAAAAACCGTCGTTAAGCATGGCCTTGGTGACCAGGCTGTGAAGCACGGTGACGCTGATAAAAATCACCAGCGACGTTGACCACCAATGCAGGTAGGGAGTCTTGGGCAGGCGCCATAAAAAAAGCCCACTGTAAGCCACAATAATGGCCTCTATCACCACGATAGAGTCCAAGCCATGGGCGCGCAGATTTAGCAACCCTAGGGCCAGCGACACCACCATCACCACCCATAGCAGCACCCGCAACAAGGCACGGCGGAACCGGGATTTTTCATCCCAGAGGGTGGGTAGCGTCGCTAACCGCTTCGTCATGAGGGGGAGGCTCCAGCAAGGAAAGGGCTTAACCAAATTCGCCCAGCCTAAGAAAATACCTTGATTCTGTTACAAATTCCATGCGCCAAGCCTTGTCGGTGCTGAGCTTGCCCTCTAAGGTACAGCCCAGAATGTTGGCCCTTTATGGTTAAAAAGGACGTACACCATGAAACCCCTCGCCCTGTTATTGCCCCTGCTGTGCCTGCCGGCTTTAGCCGATACCGACTTTACCGGCAGCGGTACCCTGGCAGGCGCCGCCATCACCATGACGCTGCATATCACCGATAACGGCGAGGTTTCGGGCCACTACGCCTACCAAAAGTACCAGCGCCCCATTGCCCTTAGTGGCACGGTGCAAGGTAAAAATCTGGCGCTGCAAACCGGCCCGGCGCTAGCCGAGCGCTTCAGTGGTACCTTGTTTGGCGCCACTAATCAGATAACCCAAATCGCCGGGCTCTGGCAGGGCAAAAGCAACGCCTTTGATTTTGTGGTGAGCAACCAGCCGGACCCTTACCGCGACCACCAGATCAGCTGCCAGGAAATGGCCGAGCTGCCCGCCCTGGTGTTTGGCAACAATGCCGACCTTGGCTCCGGTAGCGGCTCGCCCAATAAGGTTGATTACCAATGCCCGCAAAGCCTTGCCCAGCTTGATTTTCTCAAGTCGCTGCTGGCCCTGGCTGACACCATTCGAGACCCCAACCCATTGCCGCAAGGCTGCACCGGCACCATGCGCTTTGCCATCTGGCGCTATCACGCCTTTGAACTGGCGCAGCTCGGCTACTACCCGCAAAAAACCTTCAAGGGCCAAGACGACAATCACTACTTTAAAACCTGGAGCTACCAAAGCCTCTATAACCGCGCCCTCTACCAGCAATACCAGGCGCTGGCTGCCAAGGCCCTGCCAAAGCTCAGTAGCTGGTACCAAACAACTGCCTCAGTAGACGCCGCCACCGCCAAGGCGTATGCCGATAACGCCCTTAACGCCATCGCCAGCTGGGCCTATGGCGCGCACCCAAGACGCTTACAAACCGAGCAACCGGTGCCCCACACCGAAGAAGCCCTGGCCGGTAACAGCCAGCCCTTTCTCAATGCCTTGGCTGGCGCAAACCCCAGCCAGAAGCTGGCCAGCCTGCGCCAACTGCTGGTGGCAGCCCCAGACTCCCCGCTTATCTCAGCGCTGCTCGATACCATGGCCCAAATCAAAGAGCCGCCACGGAGCGAATCGCCGCTGTCACTTGCCGTTACCCATCCGGCGCTGCTGGCAGCGCTGTTAAAGAAAGGCTTTAACCCCAACCAGCAAAACGACTTTGGCAAAACCCCGCTTTTTTACGCCATCCAATTTAACCAGCCCCAGGCGGTAACAGACCTGCTGGCCGCTGGCGCCGATATCAACCACGGCTACCAGCTTCAAGATGCCAACGACTGGCGCTTTCAATGC
It contains:
- a CDS encoding carbohydrate porin, whose protein sequence is MASPKALLPTLSLTLCLGACCLVSPARADDDAKAVQAELSMTSEFYSNLRGGLKRGSTGLTNIYASLQGNGGALWGMPGLTLFTQGLLVRGGDPSALTGDAQGASNIAASHLNRLYEAWAQYNSDDSRWSVLGGLYDVNSEFDRLNSASLFLNSSFGMDPSLAGSGPAGPSIFPATSVGVRVDYKPFKNVVWRTALLDDTPVYRDGAPDGPFAQNDGLLWISEWAWLDRAQSGEPPKDWQPDMVGRVSSLAPYDNKLAVGLWGYTHSQAALDGGNNARSSGLYVLLDRRLYVSSKLPGQVLGGFVQGAVASPQTNRFARYLGLGLTLTQPFSQRPDDTAGIALALARNSRHYRPEGNTDDFGATEAAWELSYQVAVNSWLSIQPDLQYIAHPDSRRDIGNALAFQLSVQVNL
- a CDS encoding M16 family metallopeptidase, coding for MKPFSRLLMAGVLGALALPAAAYDAKDVKTFTLKNGMQFLVLEDSAIPNANMYTFWKVGSRNERPGITGLSHFFEHMMFNGAKKYGPGQFDKVMEAAGGANNAYTTEDITVYTDWFPSSSLKTIFDLESDRIAHLAIDPKMVASEREVVASERRTGLENSSFETLNQPLLSVAFTAHPYSWPVIGYESDIKAWTQHDLESYHRTYYAPNNALVVIAGDVDFAKVKTLATQAFAAIPAQSPPPPVVTVEPKQSGERRLYVQKPSVTSPNLMVAYHVPATKDADTPALKLLATLLSEGRSARLKKSLVDEQKVATDVFAYLPNNLDPTLFYLYAVAAPGVTEPALEQALLAQIKDIRDHGISEADLTKARNLLLVSQYNELQTINGMANALGSYALYNGDYRKLFSMADDYAKVTPAQVQAVAAKYLTKANRTVGVLGSQEDKE
- a CDS encoding GGDEF domain-containing protein — translated: MTKRLATLPTLWDEKSRFRRALLRVLLWVVMVVSLALGLLNLRAHGLDSIVVIEAIIVAYSGLFLWRLPKTPYLHWWSTSLVIFISVTVLHSLVTKAMLNDGFYWLLLVPTTSLLLLGLLWGGVITGVVGVAGVAVLVWAQPPGGGNATVAVGINAGLTYVFIWALSHAYEARRHQMVARLQTVAAQDPLTGLYNRLYLEDVFAQLCQSQPQHAFTLVLLDIDHFKQINDNHGHEVGDQVLRLLSQMLRSATREQDWVFRVGGEEFCLLLPGCNTQSAMDVAQKLRRAAADLTLMAEGQPVSFTVSIGLAQWLKDGEDFDSLYRQADLRLYQAKEQGRNTVVADQA
- a CDS encoding methyl-accepting chemotaxis protein; protein product: MQWLKDQSVALKIVLLVAMVLSITVLISAFSMIKMGKIAEEIKGIAHETMPLVQLTSQITVRQIQSATVLEQSFRAMDIPMDASRDDVAKMMRRYREMLLDFDKNITQAQGLLSGAIEHSISTEVKATELSLAQQLQQIIEHHDAFEKQAFALIELLQKSEKPAAFKTQAQALEQRQQALNQELTLFIGRIEAVGESVAMNAEADEKHAMWQTVFLTATALLLGIGVSVVISRQIVGSVAQARHVAEQMADGNFDVEIEVNRKDELGRLLQCMGQMAGSLSTMVASIMSHSDQMVSSAASLSQMARDNRQAVNQQQQNTEQASSAIHQMSTTISQVARNAQDTFASSSQAENSIKQGSVTMDKTQRLSEELVLSTDKSRQMIDDLRQSTEKIKEFINIVNGIAEQTNLLALNAAIEAARAGEQGRGFAVVADEVRALASRSQDATQEIQNLIATLVGNAGSAAEMIYQSSEKILETSQCINTAKTELGSGYQALTQLNDANAMMATASEQQSAAAEEISRNVVDIRDAGQRVLASSTQTERACEDLSEQAARLRQMVSRFRIKNEVAVS
- a CDS encoding M16 family metallopeptidase, with amino-acid sequence MKHAIFALGLALASQGAVAGVDMKLPAMTTQTLDNGVKLQLMARHNVPLIDVVVLVKTGAVHDGKAGLAWLTGNSLLQGTQALTKGELESELDSLGASMEVSVSEEGTELHSQFMAKDKVAMLALIKDVLSKPRFNDDDFANLKALHLADLAQARESPREVIKPYFKRLAWGDNPFANPVAGSQNGVADIALADVKGFYQRWYNPGNVVVSAAGDFEAAAFAKALGKSLGNWQTGREAPRMKMRAPAVADKARVLIVNKPDATETTFMIGSQGFAASSPDWARAEVLNTVLGGRFTSWLNQALRVEKGYTYGAGSRFYTTSSGGLFYISTFTRNATSEPAIDLALATYQKLFTGKLDQATLASAKSYLIGQFPPKLSTNDALASAMSRSALYGLDMNRYGQFGSEVESLTLEQAKALIPTFFPEGNLQLVLIGNAAELRKFAGKYGEVIETGIDAKDFSF
- a CDS encoding ankyrin repeat domain-containing protein; the protein is MKPLALLLPLLCLPALADTDFTGSGTLAGAAITMTLHITDNGEVSGHYAYQKYQRPIALSGTVQGKNLALQTGPALAERFSGTLFGATNQITQIAGLWQGKSNAFDFVVSNQPDPYRDHQISCQEMAELPALVFGNNADLGSGSGSPNKVDYQCPQSLAQLDFLKSLLALADTIRDPNPLPQGCTGTMRFAIWRYHAFELAQLGYYPQKTFKGQDDNHYFKTWSYQSLYNRALYQQYQALAAKALPKLSSWYQTTASVDAATAKAYADNALNAIASWAYGAHPRRLQTEQPVPHTEEALAGNSQPFLNALAGANPSQKLASLRQLLVAAPDSPLISALLDTMAQIKEPPRSESPLSLAVTHPALLAALLKKGFNPNQQNDFGKTPLFYAIQFNQPQAVTDLLAAGADINHGYQLQDANDWRFQCAFNIEHWQRTPLMHAAQHSDVAMLTLLLANGARLYAKDSLGKTALDYAKDNHKDANAAFLQEAKP
- a CDS encoding alpha/beta fold hydrolase, yielding MSIDTTSTQYITTKDGTRIAYKDWGTGQPIVFSHGWPLAGDAWDAQMLFFGMNGYRVIAHDRRGHGNSDQPWDGNNMDQYADDLAEVIEALDLKDAILIGHSTGGGEIAHYVGRHGSARVAKMVLVGAVPPLMLKTDANPEGTPMEVFDGIRQGTATNRAQFFKDLTVPFYGFNREGAEVKPGLQESFWLMGMQGGIKGEFDCVREFSEVDYTEDLKKIDKPTLVIHGDDDQIVPIAASAEKTAKIVKDATLLVYPGASHGLAQIEPDKFNADVLAFIKG
- a CDS encoding phosphatase PAP2 family protein, which encodes MKFHSMKLAAAIGLCSAFGAHASDTWETISNVSTDALIAGAFVVPAYKQDWEGAKQAAFSIGSAAGTSIVAKHLIHEERPDHSGDDSFPSNHASAAFAAATTLNIRYGWQYGVPAYGLAALTAVGRVQADRHYWKDVVAGAAIGTTAGYLFTHKFSDNLAIAPWFDGHGDTGVMVSMRW